The following proteins are encoded in a genomic region of Haloarcula marina:
- a CDS encoding PAS domain-containing sensor histidine kinase — MGQEEQQHIEALFADGGGRLGELVAPLSDHGFEITRIDDPATLATTATDAYDFVVVPHDETTDPPVDGVAGVETALDHVSVPVVLYAVGFPGADVAVAALDAGAADAVYVPPEREELLARRFRCAVLGNDFGPPEQLLEDFFAHYPADAFVKDDLSRIAIGSQETTRPQGYSRDQLVGLTDYELFHPDLADALYEQEQRIREADDPQVNVVEHFIEDGEDRWVASTKVPRYGEGGEVTGIVGETRDVTRLRRREQLVAALNEGSRDLMRAETTADICRVTLDIVEQIGILPSVELVLYDGTTLRPADISREMPDVFEAYDNWFRRAVETGDPQYVATGPNGRRIRTEAGDADDIEAVVLPLGDHGVLGMRPADSLDEFTLDLANVLAATVEASLDRAERERQLRERERELETQNQRLEAFTTMVSHDLRNPLQVAVGATDMLEEHSEHVERIYTSLGQMDRLVDELLTLARQGEITGDRVAVDVAALAGAAWGAVDTGEATLELDDPRTVVADEDRLRELLENLFSVLLKQTADAPTIRVGHIDAGITIEQVNGVATVDEAPVTRPLDTADWTHYGQYIVSTIAEAYGWEVSTADEDGEHIRFEITGLEVR; from the coding sequence ATGGGACAGGAGGAACAGCAGCACATCGAAGCGCTGTTCGCCGACGGTGGGGGCCGACTCGGTGAACTCGTCGCACCGCTTTCTGACCACGGGTTCGAGATAACCCGCATCGACGACCCGGCGACGTTGGCGACGACGGCGACAGACGCGTACGACTTCGTCGTTGTTCCGCACGACGAGACGACGGACCCGCCAGTCGACGGTGTCGCGGGCGTCGAGACGGCACTCGACCACGTCTCGGTCCCGGTCGTCCTCTACGCCGTCGGATTTCCGGGGGCCGACGTGGCCGTCGCCGCCCTCGACGCGGGGGCGGCCGACGCGGTGTACGTCCCGCCGGAGCGAGAGGAACTGTTGGCGCGGCGCTTTCGCTGTGCCGTCCTCGGGAACGATTTCGGGCCCCCCGAGCAACTGCTGGAGGACTTCTTCGCGCACTACCCCGCGGACGCCTTCGTCAAGGACGACCTCTCGCGCATCGCTATCGGGAGTCAGGAGACGACGCGGCCACAGGGGTACTCTCGCGACCAGCTAGTCGGGCTGACCGACTACGAACTGTTCCACCCGGACCTCGCGGACGCGCTGTACGAACAGGAGCAACGCATCCGCGAGGCGGACGACCCGCAGGTGAACGTCGTCGAACACTTCATCGAGGACGGCGAGGACCGCTGGGTGGCCTCGACGAAGGTCCCGCGCTACGGCGAGGGGGGTGAGGTGACCGGTATCGTCGGCGAGACCCGCGACGTGACCCGTCTGCGCCGCCGCGAGCAACTCGTCGCCGCGCTCAACGAGGGGAGCCGCGACCTGATGCGGGCCGAGACGACGGCCGACATCTGCCGGGTGACCTTAGACATCGTCGAGCAAATCGGTATCCTCCCGTCGGTGGAACTCGTCCTTTACGACGGGACGACGCTCCGCCCGGCCGACATCTCCCGCGAGATGCCGGACGTGTTCGAGGCGTACGACAACTGGTTCCGGCGGGCCGTCGAGACGGGCGATCCGCAGTACGTCGCGACCGGGCCGAACGGGCGGAGAATCCGGACCGAGGCCGGTGACGCCGACGACATCGAGGCCGTCGTGTTACCGCTCGGCGACCACGGGGTGCTCGGGATGCGTCCCGCGGACTCCCTCGACGAATTCACGCTGGATTTGGCGAACGTGTTGGCGGCGACGGTCGAAGCCTCGCTGGACCGTGCCGAGCGCGAACGGCAACTCCGGGAGCGCGAGCGCGAACTTGAGACGCAGAACCAGCGCCTCGAAGCGTTCACGACGATGGTCAGCCACGACCTGCGCAACCCGTTGCAGGTGGCGGTTGGCGCGACGGACATGCTCGAGGAGCACTCCGAACACGTCGAGCGAATCTACACGTCGCTGGGGCAGATGGACCGCCTCGTCGACGAACTGCTGACGCTGGCCCGACAGGGGGAGATTACCGGCGACCGCGTCGCTGTCGACGTCGCGGCGCTCGCGGGGGCGGCCTGGGGCGCGGTCGACACCGGCGAGGCGACCCTCGAACTCGACGACCCGCGGACGGTCGTCGCCGACGAGGACCGCCTCCGCGAACTCCTCGAAAACCTCTTCTCGGTGTTGCTCAAGCAGACGGCCGACGCGCCGACCATCCGGGTCGGCCACATCGACGCGGGTATCACTATCGAACAAGTGAACGGGGTCGCGACGGTCGACGAGGCCCCGGTGACACGACCGCTGGATACGGCCGACTGGACCCACTACGGACAGTACATCGTCTCGACCATCGCCGAGGCGTACGGCTGGGAGGTTTCGACCGCCGACGAGGACGGCGAACACATCCGGTTCGAGATAACCGGGCTGGAGGTCCGATGA
- the serA gene encoding phosphoglycerate dehydrogenase produces MKVLVTDPIADAGLDRLREAGHEVETAYDVEGDALLDAVADANALIVRSGTEVTDEVLTAASELVIVGRAGIGVDNIDIDAATEHGVIVANAPEGNVRAAAEHSVAMAFATARSIPQAHDRLKEGEWAKGDFLGTEVNKKTLGVVGFGRVGQEVAKRLGSLGMDIVTFDPYISEERAKQFGAELVDELDECLEKADFVTIHTPLTPETENMIGEEELAQLEGGYVVNCARGGIIDEPALAEAVEDGVLKGAALDVFGEEPLPDDSPLLGVEDIIVTPHLGASTEAAQENVATSTADQIIAAFNNEPVANALNAPSLDRATFEQVRPYLELASTAGRIAVQLFDGHMSTVEVTYAGDIADEDVEYVTASALEGVFAPSDLQVNAVNAPQIAKERGIDVTESKTSSAEDYQSLITVTVSDGEDSVSVCGTQFGGEESRIVRIDDHRIEAVPHGHMLVVRNKDKPGTIGFIGTVLGESDINIAGMFNGRETIGGEALSVYNLDEQPTAEVLDRLNADDRIIETTYVALGDE; encoded by the coding sequence ATGAAGGTACTCGTCACGGACCCCATCGCCGACGCCGGCCTCGACCGGTTGCGCGAGGCAGGCCACGAAGTGGAGACAGCCTACGACGTCGAGGGCGACGCGCTCTTGGACGCCGTCGCCGACGCGAACGCGCTCATCGTCCGCTCGGGGACGGAAGTCACCGACGAGGTGCTGACCGCCGCCTCCGAACTCGTCATCGTCGGCCGGGCCGGTATCGGCGTCGACAACATCGACATCGACGCCGCCACCGAACACGGCGTCATCGTCGCCAACGCCCCGGAGGGCAACGTCCGCGCCGCCGCCGAACACAGCGTCGCGATGGCCTTCGCCACCGCCCGCTCCATCCCGCAGGCCCACGACCGCCTCAAAGAGGGCGAGTGGGCGAAGGGCGACTTCCTCGGCACCGAGGTCAACAAGAAGACGCTCGGTGTGGTCGGGTTCGGCCGCGTCGGCCAAGAGGTCGCCAAGCGTCTGGGTAGCCTCGGGATGGACATCGTCACGTTCGACCCCTACATCAGCGAGGAGCGCGCCAAGCAGTTCGGCGCGGAACTGGTCGACGAACTCGACGAGTGCCTGGAGAAAGCGGACTTCGTCACCATCCACACACCGCTGACCCCCGAGACGGAGAACATGATCGGCGAGGAGGAACTCGCCCAACTCGAAGGCGGCTACGTCGTCAACTGCGCCCGCGGCGGCATCATCGACGAACCCGCCCTCGCGGAGGCCGTCGAGGACGGCGTCCTCAAGGGCGCGGCGCTGGACGTCTTCGGCGAGGAACCGCTTCCGGACGACAGTCCGCTGCTGGGTGTCGAGGACATCATCGTCACGCCCCACCTCGGCGCGTCGACGGAGGCCGCACAGGAGAACGTCGCCACCTCCACCGCCGACCAGATTATCGCCGCGTTCAACAACGAACCGGTCGCCAACGCCCTGAACGCGCCGTCGCTGGACCGCGCGACCTTCGAGCAGGTCCGTCCGTACCTCGAACTGGCGAGTACCGCCGGTCGCATCGCCGTCCAACTGTTCGACGGCCACATGTCCACCGTCGAGGTTACCTACGCCGGTGACATCGCCGACGAGGACGTTGAGTACGTCACGGCAAGCGCCCTCGAAGGCGTCTTCGCCCCCTCGGACCTGCAGGTCAACGCCGTCAACGCCCCGCAAATCGCGAAAGAACGTGGCATCGACGTGACCGAGTCCAAGACCAGTTCCGCCGAGGACTACCAGAGCCTCATCACCGTCACCGTCTCCGACGGCGAGGACTCGGTGTCGGTTTGTGGGACCCAGTTCGGCGGCGAGGAGTCCCGCATCGTCCGCATCGACGACCACCGCATCGAGGCGGTCCCCCACGGCCATATGCTCGTCGTCCGCAACAAGGACAAACCCGGCACCATCGGCTTCATCGGCACCGTCCTCGGCGAGTCCGACATCAACATCGCGGGGATGTTCAACGGTCGGGAGACCATCGGCGGGGAGGCCCTCTCCGTGTACAACTTAGACGAGCAACCGACCGCGGAGGTGCTCGACCGCCTGAACGCCGACGACCGCATCATCGAGACCACCTACGTCGCTCTGGGCGACGAGTAG